The following are encoded together in the Magnetococcales bacterium genome:
- a CDS encoding class I SAM-dependent methyltransferase, producing the protein MPPLEHHLVWDADTTARLWDFYARHAPFNQQYFALTHGGHLLNLLQRHVSLHKRAILDFGSGPGNLFRHVIARKLDCRYHALDFSEKSIRQLQHDFAGTPQLQSVTAVRELPSSLAAASMDVVIAVEVIEHVTAEQLSAMLTEFKRILKPGGQVVLTTPNKENLADSTTFCPECGAVFHKWQHLRRWDADALREVMTAHGFVNLRVLELNLKYVTADPFGLYGRLRALFNPRHKRPHLVCIGSHA; encoded by the coding sequence ATGCCTCCCCTTGAACATCACCTGGTCTGGGATGCCGACACCACCGCTCGCCTGTGGGATTTTTATGCCCGCCATGCACCCTTCAATCAGCAATATTTTGCCCTGACGCATGGGGGACATCTGCTCAATTTACTGCAACGCCACGTTTCCCTGCACAAGCGTGCCATTCTCGATTTTGGCAGTGGACCGGGCAATCTGTTCAGGCATGTTATTGCCCGCAAGCTGGATTGCCGGTATCACGCCCTGGATTTTTCCGAAAAAAGTATCCGGCAACTGCAACATGATTTTGCCGGAACTCCCCAGTTGCAGTCGGTCACGGCGGTCAGGGAGCTGCCTTCTTCCCTGGCTGCGGCCAGCATGGATGTAGTCATTGCTGTCGAAGTGATCGAACACGTCACGGCGGAACAATTAAGCGCCATGCTGACTGAATTCAAACGGATCTTGAAGCCGGGCGGTCAGGTGGTCCTCACCACTCCCAACAAGGAAAATCTGGCTGACAGCACGACCTTCTGTCCCGAGTGTGGGGCTGTTTTTCATAAATGGCAGCATTTAAGGCGTTGGGATGCTGACGCGCTGCGAGAGGTCATGACGGCCCACGGCTTTGTCAATCTCAGGGTATTGGAACTCAATCTGAAATATGTGACTGCGGACCCGTTTGGCCTCTACGGACGCCTGCGTGCTTTGTTCAATCCCAGGCACAAACGACCCCACCTGGTCTGCATCGGCTCCCATGCATGA